The genomic window GACTGCAGAGGCTGTTGCAGGCCATGGGTGTGGTGTGGAGGGTGCCTGGAAGAGAGAGGgatgaggcagggcagggatgtgggggtgcagggggtggtGGAGTGTGGAGGCTGTTGTGGGGCTCTGGGAAGGTGTGAGGGCTGCTGAGGCTGGTCAGGGCTTGAGACTCACCTGGTagtctgcaggagcaggaggagaaggcttGAGGAGaagtgtgtgagagagagaggctctgggctggctttTATGCTGGTCCTGGAGAGGTGGGACAGTCTTGTCCCTTGGCCTTGGGGCATtttgaggcagcagctcttgcCTGGTGAGTCCTGAGGTGGGGAGTGTTTTCCTTTATGCAATTCTGCAGTTCTGTGTCCTTTCCTTGGGGCTGTGTCCATCTGACCTTGGTGGCTGCTTAAAGGGAGAGTTGGTATTTGGGAGGATGTGATTGTTTCATGTGTGTTAGGGAGGAATAAATAAATGACCAGAACCACAGAGAACTGCAATGTCATCAGGAATGGTAATTTTGTGGCTCTGATGTGCTGTGTGGTTTTGTGGGTTCTTTCTGATGACTGGGCCCCTATTCTTTGCCACTGGGTGTCCATCAGTCATTGTGTTGCACCCAGGaatgctgagggagctgctgatgTCCTCAGAATGTCACTCTGCAAGAGTTTGGAAAGGTCCTCATACCTAGGAGCAGTTTCTGATGGATGAAAGGGAGCCCATCCCCTTGTTCCTTCAATGGGGTAAAGTGACAGCATCTGGAAAAGGAGATGCTGTTCAGGCTGAACTTGTTCCATTTTTCAGGTCCATTTGGAATTCTTAACTTTACATGACAATGTACTCAGCCAATTAAAGTCGATGTCTTGACCtcattcagaaataaaaaaaacccaatcagtAAACCTGGCCTGATCGCTTTCTCCCCCAGCTTGTTCTGTGACATGACTTCACCTGTTCCACATTCAAGGCATGATGTATAACTTGTAAGTCTTTATATTTTATTCCTGTGAGCAAAACCCAATAATTACTAACTGATGCTCAGCAaactcatttttccttttctgtcatGATGTAGGTATTTCTTTATGGAATTCTATGATTCCGTGTCCTGCTCTtgactccttttccttctcaccTTGGAAGATGCTTTTAAGTGTGAGTGGGGATTTGGGAGGATGTGCATGGAAGGTTCATGTCAGGGAGGGCAGAGTACACAACCAAGGCATTGGAGCGCTGGGGTGTCATCAGCGAGGTCACTGCGTGACATTCGTGTGCTGTGGTTTGTGGATGTGTTTTGAAGAGGGGCCCCATTCCCTCCCAaccctgccaggctgctttggaacttgcagctgtgctggaggtgctgcccCTTCCCTCACATTTCATCCCTCCCCACATTGATCCCATCTGGCTAAGCCTGACACTAAACCTGGCCTTTCCTGTTGACTGTGCTCTGTGCGTGTCTTGGTGCTCCTCTTATTTTTAAGCTTTCGATATCTGGGGCATTTTGGATTTTTACGTGGGCTGTCTGCCAAAACATGAGGCCGCTTGTGATTGTCAGAAGGAGGATTTGGAGGCTGCCCAGGATTGTTGGAGGCAAGCATTGCATGATCCTCAAAAACAACCCAGGCAAGTCCAGGTTGTGTCAGTGCCCAACGTGGACATCTGAGAAAGGTCTGAAGGGCTGGACCCACAGGCTTGTGGTCAGGGTCCCAAAGTCCAGATGGCAGCAAGCCCCCAGTGCTGTAGTCCAGGAGTTGCATCCATTGGGCCAACACAGAAAACCTGACAGGTGCTGGACATCTGATGGAGTTCTGCCAGGGCAGAATGGAGTTCTGCCAAGGGCTGTTTGTTGGGAGGAGTCAGCCCAGGTAAGAAGGAATGCCTGGGTATCTGTCAGAACAATTGTTTTCTTCTATGAAAAAGCCTTTGTTTTGTGGTTGTGGTTGCAAAGAAATGGAACAGCAGGTGTCCCTGT from Agelaius phoeniceus isolate bAgePho1 chromosome 1, bAgePho1.hap1, whole genome shotgun sequence includes these protein-coding regions:
- the LOC129125006 gene encoding LOW QUALITY PROTEIN: uncharacterized protein LOC129125006 (The sequence of the model RefSeq protein was modified relative to this genomic sequence to represent the inferred CDS: inserted 1 base in 1 codon); translation: MTLQFSVVLVIYLFLPNTHETITSSQIPTLPLSSHQGQMDTAPRKGHRTAELHKGKHSPPQDSPGKSCCLKMPQGQGTRLSHXLQDQHKSQPRASLSHTLLLKPSPPAPADYQVSTLHTTPMACNSLCSPCGPTPLANSCNEPCALQCQDSRVIIDPSPVLITLPGPIMTSFPQNTAVGSTSSAAVGTELSVQGQPISGGFGGFGGFGYGLGYGRGFGYGLGGLGCYGRRGGYIC